One Pseudomonas sp. AN-1 genomic region harbors:
- a CDS encoding thiopurine S-methyltransferase — MHEEFWQARWTRNEIGFHLREVNPYLQAHWANLQLPAGSEVLVPLCGKSLDMPWLAAQGCRVLGVELAAKAVGDFFAEQGLHATVSSDGGLQRHEAEGIALLQGDFFALVPAQAAGCSGYYDRAALIALPPEMRRRYVAHLQTLLPSGCRGLLVTLDYPQEQMDGPPFAVSDAEVHALYGEGWQIELLGEYEVRDKNWRFVERGLSRLHERVYRLTRR, encoded by the coding sequence ATGCACGAAGAGTTCTGGCAGGCGCGCTGGACGCGCAACGAGATCGGCTTTCACCTCCGGGAGGTGAACCCCTATCTGCAGGCCCACTGGGCCAATTTGCAGCTGCCGGCAGGCAGTGAGGTGCTGGTGCCTTTGTGTGGCAAGAGCCTGGACATGCCCTGGCTGGCTGCGCAGGGTTGCCGGGTACTCGGTGTCGAGCTGGCCGCGAAGGCGGTCGGTGATTTCTTCGCCGAGCAGGGGCTGCACGCCACAGTCAGCAGCGACGGCGGGCTGCAGCGGCACGAGGCGGAGGGCATTGCGCTCCTGCAGGGGGACTTCTTCGCTTTGGTACCGGCGCAGGCCGCCGGCTGCAGCGGCTACTACGATCGTGCCGCACTGATCGCCCTGCCGCCGGAGATGCGTCGGCGCTATGTCGCTCACTTGCAGACACTGCTGCCCAGCGGCTGTCGCGGCCTGCTGGTGACCCTCGACTATCCCCAGGAGCAGATGGATGGTCCGCCGTTCGCGGTGAGTGACGCCGAGGTGCACGCGCTCTACGGGGAGGGCTGGCAGATCGAGCTGCTGGGTGAGTACGAAGTGCGGGACAAGAACTGGCGCTTCGTCGAGCGTGGCCTGAGTCGTCTGCACGAGCGGGTCTACCGACTGACCCGCCGCTGA
- a CDS encoding class III extradiol ring-cleavage dioxygenase has product MLPSLFISHGSPMVALQPGDTGRALARLARELARPRAILVVSAHWETSDLRLTSAPRQQAWHDFYGFPPALYALDYEPPGAPDLALEIVELLEDADLPAHLDPQRPLDHGAWVPLLLMYPEADIPVLQLSLPSRQGPALQTRLGRLLGDLRARGVLLIGSGSITHNLRELDWDAAPGTVEPWAREFRDWLVAHLAADDEAALHDYRQQAPWAVRSHPSDEHLLPLFFARGAGGAFSVEYEGFSKATIAMDIYRFG; this is encoded by the coding sequence ATGCTGCCCAGCCTGTTCATTTCCCACGGCTCGCCGATGGTCGCCCTGCAGCCCGGCGACACCGGCCGCGCCCTCGCCCGCCTGGCCCGCGAGCTGGCCAGGCCCAGGGCCATCCTGGTGGTGTCCGCGCACTGGGAAACCAGCGACCTGCGCCTGACCTCGGCGCCGCGCCAGCAGGCCTGGCACGACTTCTACGGCTTCCCGCCGGCGCTCTACGCGCTGGACTACGAGCCGCCGGGCGCCCCCGATCTGGCCCTGGAGATCGTCGAACTGCTGGAGGACGCCGACCTGCCGGCGCACCTCGACCCGCAGCGCCCGCTCGACCACGGCGCCTGGGTGCCGCTGCTGCTGATGTACCCCGAGGCCGACATCCCCGTGCTGCAGCTGTCGCTGCCCAGCCGCCAGGGGCCGGCGCTGCAGACCCGACTCGGCCGCCTGCTCGGCGACCTGCGGGCGCGCGGCGTGCTGCTGATCGGTTCGGGCAGCATCACCCACAACCTGCGCGAACTGGACTGGGACGCCGCCCCCGGCACGGTCGAGCCCTGGGCCCGCGAGTTCCGCGACTGGCTGGTCGCGCATCTGGCCGCCGACGACGAGGCCGCCCTGCACGACTACCGCCAGCAGGCCCCCTGGGCGGTGCGCAGCCACCCCAGCGACGAGCACCTGCTGCCGCTGTTCTTCGCCCGCGGCGCGGGCGGCGCCTTCAGCGTCGAGTACGAGGGGTTCAGCAAGGCCACCATCGCCATGGACATCTACCGCTTCGGCTGA
- a CDS encoding spermidine synthase translates to MSDYQQLAEVHDDYGVIRVVQSGDYRFLEFGDEVEQSCSYVPDPAWLEYDYTRAMLLGALLPERAEHALFLGLGGGSLTMACLKYLPFATVEAVELRPEVPRLAREFMGLASDPRLSIRIGDAQERLDECAPADVIFFDLYTDTGPAAAHLAWGFLEACRARLRPGGWLVINQWSTADGKPLGAALLRGLFRRSYWEIPVSDGNVILFIPADAGQELDEERLRQRASVLEGALGYSLERLIAALRPAS, encoded by the coding sequence ATGAGCGACTACCAGCAGCTGGCCGAGGTGCACGACGACTACGGAGTGATCCGCGTGGTGCAGTCCGGCGACTACCGCTTCCTCGAGTTCGGCGACGAGGTCGAGCAGAGCTGCAGCTATGTCCCCGATCCGGCCTGGCTGGAGTACGACTACACCCGCGCCATGCTGCTCGGCGCGCTGCTGCCCGAGCGCGCCGAGCATGCGCTGTTCCTCGGCCTGGGCGGCGGCAGCCTGACCATGGCCTGCCTGAAGTATCTGCCGTTCGCCACGGTGGAGGCGGTGGAGCTGCGCCCCGAGGTGCCGCGCCTGGCCCGCGAGTTCATGGGGCTGGCCAGCGATCCGCGCCTGAGCATCCGCATCGGTGACGCCCAGGAGCGGCTGGACGAGTGCGCGCCGGCGGACGTGATCTTCTTCGACCTCTATACCGACACCGGGCCGGCGGCGGCGCACCTCGCCTGGGGCTTTCTCGAGGCCTGCCGCGCGCGCCTGCGCCCCGGTGGCTGGCTGGTGATCAACCAGTGGAGCACCGCCGACGGCAAGCCGCTGGGCGCGGCGCTGCTGCGCGGGTTGTTCCGCCGCAGCTACTGGGAGATCCCGGTCAGCGACGGCAACGTGATCCTCTTCATTCCGGCCGACGCCGGGCAGGAGCTGGACGAGGAGCGTCTGCGCCAGCGCGCCTCGGTGCTGGAGGGGGCGCTCGGCTATTCCCTGGAGCGGCTCATCGCGGCGCTGCGCCCGGCGAGCTGA
- a CDS encoding class II 3-deoxy-7-phosphoheptulonate synthase, producing the protein MSQTWSPDSWRGKPIQQQPVYPDAEHLARVERTLAGYPPLVFAGEARELRRQFAEVTQGRAFLLQGGDCAESFAEFSAGKIRDTFKVLLQMAIAMTFAAGCPVVKVGRMAGQFAKPRSAGEETIEGVTLPAYRGDIVNGIGFDEKSRVPDPERLLQAYHQSTASLNLLRAFAQGGFADLHQVHQWNLDFIANAELNEKYGQLADRIDETLAFMRACGLEDAPQLRETSFFTAHEALLLNYEQAFVRQDSLTGGWYDCSAHMLWIGDRTRQLDGAHVEFLRGVGNPIGVKVGPSMQHDELLRLIDILNPDNDPGRLNLIVRMGADKVEAHLPQLIRAVEDEGRLVLWSSDPMHGNTIKASSGYKTRDFAQVLNEVKRFFQVHQAEGSYAGGIHIEMTGQNVTECIGGTRPITEAGLSDRYHTHCDPRLNADQSLELAFLIAETLKQVRR; encoded by the coding sequence ATGAGCCAGACCTGGAGCCCCGACAGCTGGAGAGGCAAGCCCATCCAGCAGCAACCCGTTTACCCCGACGCCGAGCACCTGGCGCGCGTCGAGCGGACCCTCGCCGGCTATCCGCCGCTGGTGTTCGCCGGCGAGGCGCGCGAGCTGCGCCGGCAGTTCGCCGAGGTCACCCAGGGCCGCGCCTTCCTGCTGCAGGGCGGCGACTGCGCGGAGAGCTTCGCCGAGTTCTCCGCCGGCAAGATCCGCGACACCTTCAAGGTGCTGCTGCAGATGGCCATCGCCATGACCTTCGCCGCCGGCTGCCCGGTGGTCAAGGTCGGACGCATGGCCGGCCAGTTCGCCAAGCCGCGCTCGGCCGGCGAGGAGACCATCGAAGGCGTCACCCTGCCCGCCTACCGCGGCGACATCGTCAACGGCATCGGCTTCGACGAGAAGAGCCGGGTGCCGGACCCGGAGCGCCTGCTGCAGGCCTACCACCAGTCCACCGCCAGCCTCAACCTGCTGCGCGCCTTCGCCCAGGGCGGCTTCGCCGACCTGCACCAGGTGCACCAGTGGAACCTCGACTTCATCGCCAACGCCGAGCTGAACGAGAAGTACGGCCAGTTGGCCGACCGCATCGACGAGACCCTGGCGTTCATGCGCGCCTGCGGCCTGGAGGATGCCCCGCAGCTGCGCGAGACCAGCTTCTTCACCGCCCACGAGGCGCTGCTGCTCAACTACGAGCAGGCCTTCGTCCGTCAGGACAGCCTGACCGGCGGCTGGTACGACTGCTCGGCGCACATGCTGTGGATCGGCGACCGCACCCGCCAGCTCGACGGCGCCCACGTCGAGTTCCTGCGCGGCGTCGGCAACCCGATCGGCGTCAAGGTCGGCCCGAGCATGCAGCATGACGAGCTGCTGCGCCTGATCGACATCCTCAACCCGGACAACGACCCGGGGCGCCTCAACCTGATCGTGCGCATGGGCGCCGACAAGGTCGAGGCGCACCTGCCGCAGCTGATCCGCGCGGTCGAGGACGAAGGCCGCCTAGTGCTGTGGAGCTCGGACCCGATGCACGGCAACACCATCAAGGCCAGCAGCGGCTACAAGACCCGCGACTTCGCCCAGGTCCTGAACGAGGTGAAGCGCTTCTTCCAGGTGCACCAGGCCGAAGGCAGCTACGCCGGCGGCATCCACATCGAGATGACCGGGCAGAACGTCACCGAGTGCATCGGCGGCACCCGCCCGATCACCGAGGCCGGCCTGTCTGACCGCTACCACACCCACTGCGACCCGCGCCTCAACGCCGACCAGTCGCTGGAGCTGGCGTTCCTGATCGCCGAGACCCTCAAGCAGGTACGGCGCTAA
- a CDS encoding DUF1127 domain-containing protein has protein sequence MKGQVQVVGSGRREVLPPWWRRAWQKVRRWRQLARQRRQLAMLSDATLKDIGLSRADIWVESHRPFWDDRGSRQD, from the coding sequence ATGAAAGGGCAAGTGCAGGTAGTGGGAAGCGGGCGGCGGGAGGTCCTGCCACCCTGGTGGCGGCGGGCGTGGCAGAAGGTGCGGCGCTGGCGGCAACTGGCGCGCCAGCGCCGCCAGCTGGCCATGCTGAGCGACGCGACGCTCAAGGATATCGGCCTGAGCCGTGCGGACATCTGGGTGGAGAGCCACCGGCCGTTCTGGGACGACCGGGGCTCGCGTCAGGATTAG
- a CDS encoding LysR substrate-binding domain-containing protein — MSYPSIDSELLRTFVAIADQGGFTRAAEAVNRTQSAVSMQMKRLEEDVLQRALFARDGRQVRLTAEGQVLLGYARRILKLQGELLATLREPHMVGAVRIGTPDDYVMRFLPGILSRFAQSHPLVQVEVHCEPSYQLLQRQDLDFSIVTREPGSEIGRLLRQERFVWAEARGFSPHEQSPMPLAMFNSGCFCRAWACNALDALGRPYRIAYSSPSLAALLAIVGAGLAVTAQLQSLIPADLRILGEAEGLPPLPTTSIVLLRRPGSESPVTDALAEHIADGFRP; from the coding sequence ATGAGCTATCCGAGCATCGACAGCGAGCTGCTGCGCACCTTCGTCGCCATCGCCGACCAGGGCGGCTTCACCCGCGCGGCGGAGGCGGTCAACCGCACCCAGTCGGCGGTGAGCATGCAGATGAAGCGCCTGGAGGAGGACGTGCTGCAGCGCGCGCTGTTCGCGCGCGACGGCCGCCAGGTACGGCTGACCGCCGAGGGCCAGGTGCTGCTCGGCTACGCGCGGCGCATCCTCAAGCTGCAGGGCGAGCTGCTGGCCACCCTGCGCGAGCCGCACATGGTCGGCGCGGTGCGCATCGGCACCCCGGACGACTACGTGATGCGCTTTTTGCCCGGCATCCTCTCGCGCTTCGCGCAGAGCCACCCGCTGGTGCAGGTGGAGGTGCACTGCGAGCCGTCGTACCAGTTGCTGCAGCGCCAGGACCTCGACTTCAGCATCGTCACCCGCGAGCCGGGCAGCGAGATCGGTCGACTACTGCGCCAGGAGCGCTTCGTCTGGGCCGAGGCGCGCGGCTTCAGCCCCCACGAGCAGTCGCCGATGCCGCTGGCGATGTTCAACAGCGGCTGCTTCTGCCGGGCCTGGGCGTGCAACGCCCTGGACGCCCTCGGCCGCCCCTACCGCATCGCCTACAGCAGCCCGAGCCTCGCGGCGCTGCTGGCGATAGTCGGCGCCGGCCTGGCCGTCACCGCCCAGCTGCAGAGCCTGATCCCTGCCGACCTGCGCATCCTCGGCGAGGCCGAGGGTCTGCCGCCGCTGCCGACCACCAGCATCGTCCTGCTGCGCCGCCCCGGCTCGGAGTCGCCGGTCACCGACGCCCTCGCCGAGCACATTGCCGACGGCTTCAGGCCTTGA
- a CDS encoding sulfite exporter TauE/SafE family protein, with product MTLSVFFLDLGLGLLLGALGGLFGIGGGLLAIPALALLFGLDQQLAQGTALVMVVPNVLLALWRYHQRNRIEWRHALLLGASSFCLAWIGAALAVGLEAEAMRRGFVGFLLALAAWNLTQVFLRTGAGSAGLSRPWPWLGALGGGAGLVGGLFGVGGAVVATPVLTLLFGVSQVVAQGLSLALAAPSTAVALATYAGHGQVDWATGLPLAVGGLLSIGWGVRLAHALPQRLLRGLFTLFLLLCAALLGLKA from the coding sequence ATGACTCTCTCGGTGTTCTTTCTCGATCTCGGCCTCGGCCTGCTGCTCGGCGCGCTGGGCGGCCTGTTCGGCATCGGCGGCGGCCTGCTGGCCATTCCCGCGCTGGCTCTGCTGTTCGGCCTCGACCAGCAGCTGGCCCAGGGCACGGCGCTGGTGATGGTGGTGCCCAACGTGCTGCTGGCGCTGTGGCGCTACCACCAGCGCAACCGCATCGAGTGGCGGCACGCGCTGCTGCTCGGGGCGTCCTCGTTCTGCCTGGCCTGGATCGGCGCCGCGCTGGCGGTGGGGCTGGAGGCCGAGGCGATGCGTCGCGGCTTCGTCGGCTTCCTGCTGGCGCTGGCCGCGTGGAACCTGACCCAGGTGTTCCTGCGCACCGGCGCCGGCAGCGCCGGGCTGAGCCGCCCCTGGCCATGGCTGGGCGCGCTCGGCGGCGGTGCCGGGCTGGTCGGCGGACTGTTCGGCGTCGGCGGCGCGGTGGTGGCCACGCCAGTGCTGACCCTGCTGTTCGGCGTCAGCCAGGTGGTGGCCCAGGGGCTGTCGCTGGCGCTGGCGGCGCCCAGCACGGCGGTGGCGCTGGCGACCTACGCCGGCCACGGCCAGGTCGACTGGGCGACCGGTCTGCCGCTGGCGGTCGGCGGCCTGCTGAGCATCGGCTGGGGCGTCCGACTGGCCCATGCCCTGCCGCAGCGGCTGCTGCGCGGCCTGTTCACCCTGTTCCTGCTGCTGTGCGCCGCGCTGCTCGGCCTCAAGGCCTGA